Sequence from the Megalops cyprinoides isolate fMegCyp1 chromosome 9, fMegCyp1.pri, whole genome shotgun sequence genome:
CAGCCAATATTTAATACAAATGTAAGACGTTCATAGGCATGATATTCAGTTGTCCTTTCAGGTTTAATCAGACATTATCTTCAGTATTGGGTTGAAACTGATCCTGGTTATAACTCTAATTCTGAAATCCAACAGCAAGACTGATTCATACTGATTTCATTTGGCCAATGAAAACCCACTATATTTAGACTGTACATTGTTCTTTGGTGATTCTGACAGTGATGGAGAGTCTCTTTAAAGCTGTGAGCTTTTCAGGGTGGAGTTTCACTTGTCGTAATATGTGGCATTCCCGTGCAGGGCCCGGGCGCGATGGGCGTGGCTCGCCCAAGAACACATTACGACCGTGGCATTCCACAAATACCCCCGTGAGccagaacataaaacattagcgAAAAATCAATGGAGGAATGGCGCAAACTCGTCCTACAGGCCCGACCGGATGCGCGTCTCAGCAGAGGCAGCTGTGGAACTGAATGGGTAGTCCTGGTGTACGGGTGAGTGCGTCTTTGAGTGAGCTTGTCCCCATGCCTTGACATGGTCACGGTCGATGCCTGGGGCCATGGTCTCAGTACTGTGGGCGGCAGGCAAGGAGAGGACAGGGGCACTGATGGACGAGAGACACatgaacaggagagaggaagtgggatGGAGCTCAGGATGGCTACAGTAAGTATGGCAGGGGAATCAGGAGATATATATATCTCCTCTGTGACTTGAATAGTAATTTGCTGACACCTGGGGACGCCTGTTTGGTAACAAAGCTGGTTGAAGTTGCCTAGGTATAGGTTTGTGCCTCATTAGAGAAGCATCTGTCACCGCACATGGATGTGGTCTCTGATAGCACATCTCTTTACGGTCCCATAAATCTGTCACTGCCATTGTGTGAGTCCTGTTCCCATGTTCCAGATGGTGACGTGATGAATGATGATCACGCAGAATGAAGAGCAGCTGAACAATCTAGAGATATGATCATTTTAAGCTGTTCACATTAAAGGACCCTCTAAATCTTTCTTTCATTGTGTCACTTTTTATATCCtttgtcagtctgtctctctctcatattatgtatttctctgtaaccATTGCATGTAATTTTTCTCTCCTTAAACCCATCATTTACTGTGTTCACAAGTTGTCTCTTGATCACTGTCTCGGAACGTCCTACAGCTTTCTTTATCTCTCTAAGTCTCGGTATGAATTTCAATATGCTTATTCTACAGCTCTCTGACACGGGGAGTTTCGGTGTGTTTGTGCCTACatcactgtccatctctctgGGTCTCAGCGTGTTTATCCTACagttttccctctctttgtgcCTCCTTGTGTAGCGATCCTGCTGCAGGTGGTGCAGTGTGGCCCAGGCGACGGCAGTGTGGGCAGTTTGCCAGGAGGAGGCACCTTtgttcccccctctctgcctgggTGAGGTGTGGCGGAGGTCCCTGCTGGCTGGGGCCCTGTGGCTCAGCCTGGCACTGTGCTTCCTTTCTCTGAAGGCCTTGCTTCACTacaggcagcagcaggtgaGTCTACAGTTCCGGCGCCAGCACCACCATTGTCTCTAAGTGTGCCACCATCACGATCCTGATTGTCAGGATTGTCCCCCTCAGCAGGAGCACTTCCTGGAGAGTGACGTGGCTGTGAGGGAGAGATCAGCAGGTCTGCAGGCCTGGTGAGTCACAGTGTCACCATCTGtctgagagcgagagagaaagtgagagagaaaaatcaagACCTCACGTTATTGTTATAAAACTGCTGGCTGTGGGGAAATTACTTTGTTGAGAAAAAGcttagagtgtctgctaagcaaatttATGTGAAGAAAGTGaagtcaaacaaaaataagttCACCTACTGTGGGCCATATTCCTTGGGGACCATAACCGTATTCCCTTAAGGAAACAATGGTATCTATTAATCTGTAATTTGTGTTCTTTCTGGTGCTCTCTTCTATCTTCATGTGATGTTCCTGCCTACCTTCCGGCGGTGCCCCTCTCTAAAGTGTGGGCAGTGAAAGGCATATGGGCGGCCCAGTGCCTGTGGCCCATGCGCTGATGGACAGCCTGCTGGTCTGTCTGCTCTCCGAGGCCCTGGAGAACCCTAGTCCACCCCACATACAGGCCCTCGCTCACAGGCTTGAGGTCAGTCACCTGGGACGGGCCAAAGAGGGTGGCTGTGGGTGTGATCACAAGGACAGCTGACCTGAGCCGAGGTGTTACAAAGAAGAACTGCCAGCTAACTTGTACCTTGTCTtgccaactattgaaacttagtcatgcagcgcttctaatattgttgactcctcatgtggctttttgcttgtgttgtactctgcctgaATTGTACGTCGCttcggataaaagcgtctgctaaacgaatgaaaatgtaaatataaatgtaaatgtaagagtgGAGCTCCTGCATCTAGTAAacaaatgcactgcagtgcctGCTCCTCAATCACACTAGTTCATCTCGCAGATGTCGAAATGCCTCCAAGTCAGCTTCACCCTTCCCCTCATTGCAGATGGCGACGGAGATGCTCCAGAGGGCTGATATCCTGCAAGGTGGACCACAGAGTGGTGGAGATCTTGGAGCCAGAGGTGACGTGGAGGACCctgtgctgacagacagactgaaggGAATCTGTGACTATCTGAGTCAGAGGTAATCCCCATAGCAAAAGGATGATCTgctcatgtttctgtgtgtcccTTGCTGAGACACTGAGGGACATGTGTCCTCTCACAGACTTCAGTCGCTGCACGCTCTGCTCCGGGCCCAGGGGGAATACAGAGACAGCGTGCATGCTGTATTGGAGGGCTTGCAGCACCGATGGGCCCAGCTGGTGGTGTTGCACGTCCGAGTCACCATGGAgaaggggagggtgggagaggaggaTATTCTGACGgtgctggaggaggtgaaggtGAGGCACATTTGAGTTATCTGTAAGCGTGTCAGTTCAGTAGAACCGTAAACTCCACACTGGAGTGTATAGTcgtttatgggtgtgtgtgtctgtgtgtgtgcatctttttaaaaatgtacgaTTTGGGAACCCGTCACTggaaaatgctgtttgtgttattCCTGTCTACACCTTACAAGATGTTGGAAGTCCATCTATATAAAAGGGATGCTGCTAGATGTACAGACCACCATGATGGATCCTTAATTATGAACCATATATTTGGTATAGAACACAATGGAACCAAATGCCAGCTTCTAAATATCTTCTATTTGAATCCTTTTATGTAAGGTGTATATTTCAATGTggatttaaataatgtatttaaatgtgtgtgtgtgtgtgtgtgtgtgtatgttttcatgcatatgtatgtctgtgtgacagtgctTGTCCATGGAGCTGGGTGAATGCAGGACCAGGCTGCAGCAATGCCAGGCACTCTTGAATGACAGCACACACCTACTGCAGGTGAGGGTCTCCACACGTGCGGTAAATGCCAGTTCAGTGCCGTGGTCCTTCCCACTTAACTCACaagtctctctgctctccccctcAGGAGCTGGGGTGCAGTCAGCGGGGACTGGGGAACTGTGGAGGCACCAGGGGAGAGACACTCTGGACAGAACGCCTGCTTCAGTCCAACACTGCACAGGTACAGGACTGTGGACCACGCTGCATTCTGGCTACAAGGATCACGGTTTTAAAACTCTTCATTCCACCACTCAGTGTGCTTTCTTAAAAACGCAGATGCATGTTTTGACTGCATGACTGTTCGTTCCCCATAATGACAactgcttattttaaaatgcaagatTGCACCTGAAGTgttcttacatttttaacattgcaTCAGCAAAGTCTTAGAGATGAGTCAGTTAAGCTACACAGCAAACTCTCCACACTCTGTGCCTGCAGTTTGAAGAGGTCCAGCACAATCTCTTGTCCTTGGAGAATCTGACGTCTTGTTTCCAAACCCACCTTGAGGGGCTCAGAATGAATGAGGAGATGGAGCGGACATCCCAGTCACACCTGGATCTTTCATCCTCTATGTGCAACTCCACCCCTTGTGTCCATCCCTCTGACACCCCGCCCCTACACTCCTGTCCACCCCCAGAGACCCAGGATCAACTGCCCACTGCTGTCTCCCCCACTCTGTGTGAGAGGTCAGCTCAGCGCCTCTCTTCCACTCTTATATGTCTGCGCAGCTCTCTGAGGAGGATGTGAACTCTGACCCCATCTTCCCAAAACCTAATCCCACTACATGACAATTAGGTCACACTATCCCCCTGGAGGAGGAATAGCTGACAGCTTAtctgtgtaatttatttatttcaaaaaaagattaaattcaatgtaaatataaaaatgtgagcatttgctatgaatgtatttttataaataaataacacttcTTCTCAGAAAATTTCCTCtgatttttgtaatattgtataCTGTAGTGTAaatctttttaatgaaatagATTAGAAAACTGTTTTAAGATGAACTGATTCATTTAAAGGTCTCTCGTAAGCAGGTATGCTCACGCATTGACAGCGATCAAATTAAAGTTGGGAACAAAATtctaccactagagggcgcaGTTTGATAAATTATTAGCGGCCATTCCCCCAGGCAATGCTCTGTAGTTTGTTTCCGATGACTATTTAGTAAATAAATTCTGACGCCTCGGGATAGACAAACTTTCCATACAGCTCGCTAGTAATTTATATGCACATTTTCCTTACCTATTTCACATGCAAACTTCAATGACCGATTTCACAGATGCGGTTTAGCAATGGTACACACTTTACCAGTTCAGgcaatgagaaaatgtgtggCCACTCAATCTCATGGACCATCTTAGAttcagaagaggaagaaattTAATACATCAAAcctataatatttatgtattgattttttttagttttagctaCGACGAATCTAAAATATTGATACATGAATCTGATATTTGAGGAGGGATGATTCCAAATCGTCTCTAAGAAAGCTTGTCTAAACACCTCACTCTCAGGTTTGGCTAACGTAAGTTTGTATTGGACACCCATGGTATTCCCCAACTGTAGCCTTATTGTGTTTTAGACCCGGGTTACAGATAGAGGGAttaaggaaaaaagggaggTGGATAGAGACACTCCCCAGCTAACAAAGTCAAGTTTCCCCTACATTGCCGCAACGTAATTTAATGACTAAACATACGTTGCTACAACGTCAAGTCGGACGTCGCGGCAACGTGGAAAGTGAAAGGTGCTATTTCGTAACGGCAACGTAATTTTGTGACGTTGTCAGTCCGTAACCTCGACGTCCTGGCGACCATATTTCGCGCTGACCAAATGAGCACTTGCTGGCGACATTGCTGCAACGTTGTGCGTGCTTGGTCACACCATCAAAATGTTGGAGGTCAGCAGtgcatacaaacaaacatttattagaGTCAGTGCAGGCATAGTCACTAAGTTTAAATGGACAGCACAATACTGCTCCAAAGGAATATAATAGAACTGAATTTTTCTGGATGAGGAAACAAATAATGGCTCTatctgcacaaaaacacatgcaaagagGCTCATGGCCAGCTACATAACTGCTGTCAGTAAAACTGAACAGCCCTCTGGACTTAGAAAAAGAGCATCTCTTTGAACCAAATTCAATTACAATACAGCTACAAAGTCCAAAAAATAACAAGCATATCCTTGTTTATGTAAGCTGTTATGTGGGTTCAGCACGCTATTACCTTTGtgagctgaaatatttatttccttgttttccaGTTCAGGCTGATAATGGTTACAGGAACCCGATCTGTGGTTTATCTCATTCTTTGAACGTGATCTTTCCCAAccaatcaatcattttttttgtgagtgCTAGTGTTAGCTGCCAAAGCCCCCATCTCACGCGACAGCTCGCTGAATCAAATGGCAATATGTGCAGGCTAAGTGCACCGGCGCTGCGTTAAGGTGTCAGATGCTGAGAAAGCCCATGTTTGTGTGCCGCTCTGTCCTCTGCAGGTGTGGGTTggggtgtttgtgtttccacTGATGTGGAATGGAAtacgggggcggggggtgggaaTCAGGTTCCCTGCAGTCCTCAATCTCTCACCGCTATCCCTTTTCTACAGGAGAGAAAggtgtgatgtctgtgtgtttgtcgAGTGCATAAAcgcatgtgtctttgtgtacgcaagagagagtatgtgagtgtgtgtttgtgccttggtgtgtatgagagagaatatacaagtgagagagagagagagagagagtgtgtgtgtgtgtgcgtgacatCAGCTCATAGGCCTGCTCCCTAATTGAAAGAGTGTTTTGTGGGCTGCACCTGCTGAATTCCTTCAGATGGGGCACTAATTGAGAAAGGGGGAGGACCCATGGGGGCAGCGCCGCTGAACGGAATGTGGTGCTAAAAGACTCCAGGATCCGAGCTGTCACAACAGCAGAGACACGGGCACACCACTGCTGCGCACTCACATGGGAAAgcgtgaggaagaggaggctgTTGTTGGAGGAAGAGCTCGGGGGAAGGTCACCTCAGGGTCTGAAGCTGAGCTTTTTACCGATTTGATTGGAAtgtttcagggttttttttttttttgaaacaatgcaatgcatttgATTGGACGGTTTGCTTTAATCAGGAGATTAGGGAGTGAGGCGTGAGTGCTCATTAACTGGGGGCTCTGGGAAAGAGAAGggacagctgcagagaggagccAGAACTTCAAAACACCAGGCACAGATGTATGCAATTAGGAATCGTGGCAGAAGTTTGCAGAGGttcacaaatgtacacacatttccacaaaat
This genomic interval carries:
- the si:ch211-151h10.2 gene encoding uncharacterized protein si:ch211-151h10.2 isoform X1, translated to MVTVDAWGHGLSTVGGRQGEDRGTDGRETHEQERGSGMELRMATRSCCRWCSVAQATAVWAVCQEEAPLFPPLCLGEVWRRSLLAGALWLSLALCFLSLKALLHYRQQQQEHFLESDVAVRERSAGLQACVGSERHMGGPVPVAHALMDSLLVCLLSEALENPSPPHIQALAHRLEMATEMLQRADILQGGPQSGGDLGARGDVEDPVLTDRLKGICDYLSQRLQSLHALLRAQGEYRDSVHAVLEGLQHRWAQLVVLHVRVTMEKGRVGEEDILTVLEEVKCLSMELGECRTRLQQCQALLNDSTHLLQELGCSQRGLGNCGGTRGETLWTERLLQSNTAQFEEVQHNLLSLENLTSCFQTHLEGLRMNEEMERTSQSHLDLSSSMCNSTPCVHPSDTPPLHSCPPPETQDQLPTAVSPTLCERSAQRLSSTLICLRSSLRRM
- the si:ch211-151h10.2 gene encoding uncharacterized protein si:ch211-151h10.2 isoform X2; the protein is MVTVDAWGHGLSTVGGRQGEDRGTDGRETHEQERGSGMELRMATRSCCRWCSVAQATAVWAVCQEEAPLFPPLCLGEVWRRSLLAGALWLSLALCFLSLKALLHYRQQQEHFLESDVAVRERSAGLQACVGSERHMGGPVPVAHALMDSLLVCLLSEALENPSPPHIQALAHRLEMATEMLQRADILQGGPQSGGDLGARGDVEDPVLTDRLKGICDYLSQRLQSLHALLRAQGEYRDSVHAVLEGLQHRWAQLVVLHVRVTMEKGRVGEEDILTVLEEVKCLSMELGECRTRLQQCQALLNDSTHLLQELGCSQRGLGNCGGTRGETLWTERLLQSNTAQFEEVQHNLLSLENLTSCFQTHLEGLRMNEEMERTSQSHLDLSSSMCNSTPCVHPSDTPPLHSCPPPETQDQLPTAVSPTLCERSAQRLSSTLICLRSSLRRM